The Capsicum annuum cultivar UCD-10X-F1 unplaced genomic scaffold, UCD10Xv1.1 ctg80949, whole genome shotgun sequence genome contains the following window.
TGACAATTTATTAGTCCATCAATGGTTTTTCAGGGAAGTTGAGTTTCAGCTAATCAAGTTTATGCATGTGTTTTAGTGCTTAAGAAGGGAAAGGAAAAGAACGCAATGCTGTAGCTGTTTTAACTAGAGATTTCATTTATTGAAGGAAACAATTGGTTTCTTTAAGACAACCATCGTTTCTGTTGATTGGGGTTTGTAGAATTTGAAATACACATGAGTTTAGAGTGCACACTGTTGTAATTACGCAACCTGACTTTGTGGCATCTTTGAGACATACATAATTAATTCATCAGTGAATTTAGTGATTAGATGGAAACCATTGTATGAGAAGAAAATATGTGCAGTGCTGGGCCGTTCTTCTAGTCGTACAGGACGAGCATAGCTTGGAAAATTTTGTTAGTTGATTACGGGAAGGTTATTGACTGTATTTGGGAATTTAGTTTAGCTAACTGCCAGCTTATTGCTCGTTTTCTTACAATTAATGGAAGTTCTTTTTTGATAAGTTAACAATTAATGAATGACTTAGACTATGCTGGAACTACTCCTGACTTGTAAGATTATTGGGGCCATAGAAAAAAGATTACCAGGGCTATAAAATTTCAGGTAAAgcttgaagaaaatatgaaacaaaatccCTGCATGCGTTTGGTTGTCCATCTgaaaagagatgaaacagaaGTTCTTTGAAAGATGTACCAACTCCATGCTAAGGATCAAGACAACTATATACTTTTGTTGTATATTTGGTGTAGGAAGAAATATTACAGGAGGCTGAATCACCACTTATTGATTTTGTAGGTTCTTTCTTATGTTAGAAGGAAGGAGCTATACTTTTGCTTTTTGGATGTACATGATACAACACCATCTTAGTGTTAGATGTCAATATAAATGCTCTTTTACTGTTCAAGGAAAAGTAGTGTTAACCTTTATTTTAAAATGGACACAACATCTACGCTGAAGGCATATCAGCTTCTATCTAGCAGGAGTTGCAGCAATTACTAACCGAACCGTCCAAATAGTGCAGTTAGTATTATTTTGCCAAGGATAAAGTGAATCTTCAATTACAACATTCTAGCTTCTCTTTTACAAAGTGAATGCATGATGCTCTTAACTTCGTGTGAAAAGCTTATCTTGCTCACTTATTATGTACTgagattaaaaaatttattttggaaatgTAATCTAGTGTATGAGGAGtcaattaagggtgttttgggtatgaaggaaaatgttttcctagaaaaaaACGAGTTTCATGtttattttctagtatttggtaTGTAAACAAAAAAGTTTTGTCCCAAGAGCTTTTGTATGTAATCTAGGAAAACACTACGGGGTTGGGATGGGGTGGGGATTGGGAGTTTGGGGGTGGCAGGGGTGGGATGGTCAAGGGTCTGTTGGGTGTGGGGAGGCGACAGAGAGCTTGGAAGGTCACTTGTGGAACTTGTTTTCCCTACTTGCATTAGAGAAGCCATTCTTCTAATTGTTAAGGAACTTGTTTTCCTAGAGAATATTTTTCCAAATATATTGATGATCAACCAAACATGGAAAAATTGGAAAACATTTCTCCATGTCAAACACACCCCAAGGTCTGTCATGTCAAACTTGTTTTAACTTTATGTGAATGGTGTATAACTTATACAAGGTCTGTCATGTTTATCTTACAGAATTACTAAAATTTTTGTTGCAGGATGTTAACAGCGATTATGACAAGGCTAGCCAAAGATACAATGAGTCTACAGTTTCAATTGAATTGCAGACTGCCCCTGTCAGAGATGGTGTCCTTCCAGGAGTTCTACGCCAAGTAATTCTTGAGTGCGTTCCTTTGTTGGCCTTTGCAACTTGAGATACTTTTGAACTTTTTATTACTGTTTGGAACTCTGTCTCGCATTTTGCAGCAAATTGTTCATATGTAGAATGAATAAATGCTGGTCAACTTGGAAGGGGTTGTTACTGTGCTATTGACTTGGTTATGCCTAATGTTTGATATGGTTAACATAGAATTATTCTAGAAGTTTCTCTGTTCGGTGTTGCCTTAATTCTATGTGTTATGCACATATTACATACTATACCATAAAGAATTTCCTTTACTGGTAGAGAGTCTTATTCAAGCAGATCTTGTACAGAAATCTCTTTATACGGTAATAGGAagtaatttcattaataatatcTCATTagttaatattttcctttggtaGTCCATCTTTGCCATTGAGAATTTCTATCTTCAAGTCATCCTATACGTTCCCAAGGGAGTGCTATATAGAATCGTCTGACATTTATCTTGTGCATGATGCCCATATTTGAACCACAAATGCAATATGAAGCTATTGAGTCTCTGTGGAATATTGAAGAATTTGACTGAAATGAGAACTAtggaatttttgaattgaaaggaTTAAATCATATTGTTTCTGTATGGTTTGAGTAATATCTGTCAAGAAAAACGCATTAGTGACCTGTCTGCTAGGAACTgcttactttaaataaaaaagttCTTCCAGATCACACTAGATGTGCCATTAAAATTGTACTTtgttgaataatgatgatgatgatcatgttttGTCCAGCATATGCTCAAGAGAAAAAATCCCAGTTAGAGAAATTGCACCTTCATGGTCAGAGCGTGAAATGTGGTTAGAAGCATTCATTACAAGTAAGTGGTTCAGTCATAAGCTCAAATATAATTATCATTTCTTGGGCATTATAGACTCAAAGCTTGCTTTTTGTCCTGTGGGGAGCTCCAAAGCTATTTCCCTTTACCTTGTCAAGTGGACACTGAATTTCTTGTATACATGTGTAACTTGTGGTCCTGATGCTTAAACCTCTCGCCTATCTCTTCTCCAGCTTGACTTCATGCTTTATTATGTGCGAATCTATTAGGTTAAATCAGTTTAAAAGCGAAAGGTAGAGTAAAAAAGCATGCTCAATGTGTCATTATGAATATATATTCCTGTACAGTTTAGAAGTGGAGGGTAGAGTAGAAGTGTGCTTAATGTGCCATCGTGAATTTGTGTTCCTATGTACTGTAAGAGGAATTATTTTTACTGTTAGAATACTTATATAAACTATTATTGCAGATAGCTTGAGGCTTATACAGCATGTGgaagttattcaagctcctagTTCATGGGATTCACTTGAAGCAAAAACTTGGAGGGACGTAAAATGGGAGGAGAAGCTATTTGAGGTATGATAAATCCATGAAGTTTTGAAGCTGCTCAATGAATAATCCCCTTAACTGATGTTTGTGTAAATTTCAGCATGCTCCTGGAAGAATCACTATGCTCATCGAGGTAATAAAAGCTTTCCATTTAATAGAGATAACATGTTT
Protein-coding sequences here:
- the LOC107858563 gene encoding uncharacterized protein LOC107858563 (The sequence of the model RefSeq protein was modified relative to this genomic sequence to represent the inferred CDS: added 16 bases not found in genome assembly); translation: MEKLENISPCQTHPKDVNSDYDKASQRYNESTVSIELQTAPVRDGVLPGVLRQVILDICSREKIPVREIAPSWSEREMWLEAFITNSLRLIQHVEVIQAPSSWDSLEAKTWRDVKWEEKLFEHAPGRITMLIEVIKAFHLIEITCLISVPFLILLYINPPTTLTCLIVN